One Candidatus Nitrososphaera evergladensis SR1 genomic window carries:
- a CDS encoding H/ACA ribonucleoprotein complex subunit GAR1 — MHLAKSGRLIVKLNAAGATGIRPGEVLIDSAGRRVGRISELIGPVNAPYASVIPMTDRTARLTGAKVFAGGRPQQQTKTRPSSHGHKQHDKERRRGRRN, encoded by the coding sequence ATGCATCTAGCAAAGAGCGGAAGGTTAATCGTAAAACTGAACGCAGCCGGAGCGACAGGCATCAGACCGGGTGAGGTGCTCATCGACTCTGCCGGAAGGCGAGTAGGAAGGATATCTGAACTGATAGGGCCGGTGAACGCGCCGTACGCTTCCGTCATTCCCATGACTGACAGAACAGCGAGGCTGACTGGCGCAAAGGTGTTTGCCGGCGGACGGCCGCAACAGCAGACGAAGACTAGACCGTCGTCGCATGGACATAAGCAGCACGACAAGGAAAGGAGGAGGGGTCGCCGGAATTGA
- a CDS encoding signal recognition particle subunit SRP19/SEC65 family protein, with protein MKDYDHVILWLDYFNKNLKRRQGRKVKRDHAVFDPTVQELVEAAKTAGYQVEDDAVNDAARFPRRSFVKSGYVMLAKKEGVKKSKVIASVAEKLLQKHARQKSGKK; from the coding sequence TTGAAGGACTATGACCACGTCATACTCTGGCTGGACTACTTTAACAAGAACCTAAAGCGCCGCCAGGGAAGGAAGGTCAAGCGCGACCACGCCGTCTTTGACCCAACAGTGCAGGAACTTGTCGAGGCGGCCAAGACGGCCGGCTACCAGGTTGAAGACGACGCGGTAAACGACGCCGCAAGGTTTCCAAGAAGATCGTTTGTCAAGTCCGGCTATGTCATGCTTGCCAAAAAAGAAGGTGTGAAAAAATCAAAGGTCATTGCAAGCGTCGCGGAAAAGCTGTTGCAAAAGCACGCGAGGCAAAAATCCGGAAAAAAGTAG